A region of Bacillus cabrialesii DNA encodes the following proteins:
- the nusB gene encoding transcription antitermination factor NusB, which produces MKRRTAREKALQALFQIDVSDIAVDEAIEHALDEEKTDPFFEQLVHGVLEHQVQLDEMISKHLVNWKLDRIANVDRAILRLAAYEMAYAEDIPVNVSMNEAIELAKRFGDDKATKFVNGVLSNIKSDIEQS; this is translated from the coding sequence ATGAAAAGAAGAACAGCAAGAGAAAAAGCTTTGCAGGCACTATTTCAAATTGACGTCAGTGACATCGCAGTGGATGAAGCCATAGAACACGCACTGGATGAAGAAAAAACAGATCCTTTCTTTGAACAGCTTGTACACGGGGTATTGGAACACCAAGTCCAGCTGGATGAAATGATCTCCAAGCATCTGGTGAATTGGAAGCTCGATCGGATTGCCAATGTTGACCGCGCGATTTTGCGTTTGGCAGCATACGAAATGGCATATGCCGAAGACATTCCGGTCAATGTCTCTATGAACGAAGCGATTGAGCTGGCAAAACGGTTTGGTGATGACAAAGCGACAAAGTTTGTAAACGGGGTTCTTTCTAACATTAAATCTGATATTGAACAATCATAG
- the yqhY gene encoding fatty acid biosynthesis protein YqhY, with amino-acid sequence MKDNSLLKMDQEDTHLGKVEIAPEVIEVIAGIAASEVDGVAEMRGNFATGVVERFGKVNHGKGVKVDLADDGITIDVYCVVTFGVSIPKVAASVQENIRQTLLNMTSLSINEINIHIVGIQFDTKAQEVQIDEEM; translated from the coding sequence ATGAAAGACAACAGCTTGCTTAAAATGGATCAAGAAGATACGCATTTAGGTAAGGTTGAGATTGCACCGGAAGTCATTGAAGTCATTGCCGGCATAGCAGCTTCTGAAGTTGACGGTGTTGCCGAAATGCGAGGAAACTTTGCGACAGGCGTCGTCGAGCGCTTCGGTAAAGTGAATCATGGCAAAGGTGTCAAAGTCGACCTGGCGGATGACGGAATTACGATCGATGTTTACTGTGTCGTTACATTCGGCGTTTCGATTCCTAAAGTTGCAGCGTCCGTTCAGGAAAACATTCGTCAAACCTTATTAAATATGACGTCTCTTTCGATTAATGAGATCAATATACACATCGTCGGCATTCAATTTGACACAAAAGCCCAGGAAGTTCAAATCGACGAAGAAATGTAA
- the accC gene encoding acetyl-CoA carboxylase biotin carboxylase subunit, with protein sequence MIKKLLIANRGEIAVRIIRACRELGIETVAVYSEADKDALHVQMADEAFCIGPKASKDSYLNVTNIVSVAKLTGTDAIHPGYGFLAENADFAELCEEVNVTFVGPSADAISKMGTKDVARETMKQAGVPIVPGSQGIIENVEEAVSLANEIGYPVIIKATAGGGGKGIRVARTEEELINGIKITQQEAATAFGNPGVYIEKYIEDFRHVEIQVLADNYGNTIHLGERDCSIQRRLQKLLEESPSPALDSEIREQMGDAAVKAAKAVGYTGAGTVEFIYDYKEQRYYFMEMNTRIQVEHPVTEMVTGTDLIKEQIKVASGMELSLKQEDVEFEGWSIECRINAENPSKNFMPSPGEIKMYLPPGGLGVRVDSAAYPGYSIPPYYDSMIAKVITYGKTRDEAIARMKRALSEFVIEGIETTIPFHLKLLEHETFVSGEFNTKFLETYDVMGS encoded by the coding sequence ATGATTAAAAAGCTATTGATCGCCAACCGAGGAGAAATTGCTGTCAGAATCATCAGAGCCTGCAGAGAGCTCGGAATTGAGACTGTCGCTGTTTATTCAGAAGCTGATAAAGATGCCCTTCATGTTCAAATGGCCGATGAAGCTTTTTGTATCGGGCCGAAAGCATCAAAAGACAGCTATTTAAACGTTACAAATATTGTGAGTGTTGCGAAGCTGACTGGCACGGACGCTATTCATCCGGGATATGGATTTTTAGCTGAAAATGCTGATTTCGCTGAATTATGTGAAGAAGTTAACGTCACGTTTGTCGGCCCGAGCGCTGACGCCATTTCAAAAATGGGAACTAAAGACGTTGCGCGGGAAACGATGAAACAGGCCGGCGTGCCGATCGTACCTGGTTCACAAGGAATTATAGAAAATGTGGAAGAAGCGGTTTCGCTTGCTAATGAAATTGGGTATCCTGTAATTATAAAAGCCACCGCAGGCGGAGGCGGAAAAGGGATCAGGGTTGCCCGCACCGAAGAGGAACTGATTAATGGCATTAAGATTACACAGCAGGAAGCTGCAACAGCATTCGGAAATCCAGGTGTATACATCGAAAAATACATAGAAGATTTTCGCCATGTTGAGATCCAAGTGCTTGCCGATAACTACGGAAATACCATCCATTTGGGGGAACGCGACTGCTCGATCCAAAGACGCCTGCAAAAGCTTTTGGAAGAATCACCATCTCCTGCCCTTGACTCAGAAATCAGGGAGCAGATGGGAGATGCAGCGGTAAAGGCTGCAAAAGCGGTTGGCTATACAGGTGCTGGAACAGTTGAATTTATATATGACTACAAAGAACAGCGCTATTACTTCATGGAAATGAACACGAGAATCCAAGTAGAGCACCCAGTCACGGAAATGGTGACGGGAACTGACCTGATTAAAGAACAAATCAAAGTGGCATCAGGAATGGAACTGAGCCTGAAGCAAGAAGATGTTGAATTTGAAGGCTGGTCCATCGAATGCCGTATCAACGCGGAAAACCCAAGTAAAAATTTCATGCCGTCACCTGGCGAAATTAAAATGTACCTGCCTCCTGGCGGTCTTGGTGTCCGTGTCGATTCTGCTGCGTATCCGGGCTATTCCATCCCTCCGTACTATGACAGCATGATTGCAAAAGTGATCACATACGGAAAAACGAGAGATGAAGCGATTGCCCGTATGAAGCGCGCATTGAGCGAATTCGTCATCGAAGGCATTGAGACAACAATCCCGTTCCACTTAAAACTGCTTGAACACGAAACATTTGTGAGCGGAGAGTTTAATACGAAATTTTTAGAAACATATGATGTAATGGGCTCATAA
- the accB gene encoding acetyl-CoA carboxylase biotin carboxyl carrier protein, with product MLNMKEIHELIKAIDESTIDEFVYENEGVSLKLKKHEAGTVQVMQQAPAAPVQVQAPQAVQPQAQQAAPAQEAPKQDENLHKITSPMVGTFYASSSPEAGPYVTAGSKVNENTVVCIVEAMKLFNEIEAEVKGEIVEVLVENGQLVEYGQPLFLVKAE from the coding sequence ATGTTAAATATGAAAGAAATCCACGAGCTGATTAAAGCAATTGACGAGTCTACAATTGACGAATTCGTATATGAAAATGAAGGTGTATCCTTAAAACTGAAAAAACATGAAGCAGGCACTGTTCAAGTCATGCAGCAGGCACCGGCAGCACCTGTACAAGTACAGGCTCCGCAGGCAGTTCAGCCGCAAGCGCAGCAAGCAGCACCTGCCCAAGAAGCACCGAAGCAAGATGAGAATCTGCATAAAATCACTTCACCAATGGTAGGAACATTTTATGCATCTTCATCTCCAGAAGCTGGCCCGTATGTAACAGCTGGTTCAAAAGTAAATGAAAATACAGTTGTCTGCATAGTAGAAGCGATGAAGCTTTTCAACGAAATCGAAGCGGAAGTAAAAGGCGAAATCGTTGAAGTATTAGTAGAAAACGGCCAGCTGGTCGAATACGGACAACCTCTATTTCTTGTAAAAGCAGAGTAA
- the spoIIIAH gene encoding stage III sporulation ratchet engulfment protein SpoIIIAH has protein sequence MLKKQTVWLLTMLSLVVVLSVYYIMSPESKNAVQMKSEKSASDSGEVATEKAPAKQDTKEKSGTESESEKEDGTKGTKDSSADKETSAEASEKGTVVTETADDDLFTTYRLDLEDARSKEREELNAIVSSDDATAKEKSKAYDKMTALSEVEGTEKQLETLIKTQGYEDALVNAEGDKINITVKADKHSKSKATAIIDLVAKEIKTMKDVAVTFEPSK, from the coding sequence ATGCTCAAAAAACAAACCGTTTGGCTATTAACAATGCTCAGTCTTGTCGTGGTGTTAAGCGTCTACTATATTATGTCGCCGGAAAGCAAAAATGCCGTGCAAATGAAAAGTGAAAAAAGCGCGTCCGACTCAGGAGAGGTCGCAACTGAAAAAGCGCCTGCGAAGCAAGACACAAAGGAAAAAAGCGGTACAGAAAGTGAATCAGAAAAAGAAGATGGAACAAAGGGCACGAAAGATTCATCAGCAGACAAGGAAACATCCGCTGAAGCCAGTGAAAAAGGAACTGTTGTAACAGAAACAGCCGATGATGATTTGTTTACGACCTACCGTCTTGATTTAGAAGATGCCAGAAGCAAAGAAAGAGAAGAGCTGAACGCCATTGTGTCAAGCGATGATGCAACAGCAAAGGAAAAGAGCAAAGCATATGATAAAATGACGGCTCTCAGTGAAGTGGAAGGAACAGAAAAACAGCTGGAAACCCTTATTAAAACACAAGGCTACGAAGACGCGCTCGTCAATGCTGAAGGAGATAAAATCAACATTACAGTCAAAGCAGACAAACATTCCAAATCGAAGGCGACAGCCATTATAGATCTTGTGGCAAAAGAAATCAAAACAATGAAAGACGTCGCTGTCACATTTGAGCCATCCAAGTAA